The segment CCTGATGTCGAATTATCGATCAGCTTCGACCATCGCCGTGACCTCGTACGGATTCAGGCGTCGAATAACGCGATTGATCGATCAGCTACGCTGCGGCTTCCTCGCATATCTTGTGATCAGTGTCGTCGCGCTCGCAGTTGACATGATGTCCTTCATGGCAATTCTCTCAATGACATCGCTGCGCCCAGGTGCCGCGGCATGTGCCGCATGGTTCATCGGTCTGTTCACACATTATTTGATCGCGCAACGAACGCTTTATCGCGCACCACCAGCAATCACAGCATGGTGGGTGCGGCTATGGCATTTTGTTCTCTACGCGGCCCCTTCCCTTGGCGGGATGGCATTGACCGTCATGGTCGTCGAGTTCGGCATCATGGCGGGACTTTCCCCACTAATTGCCAAATCGCTTGCCGCCATCCTCAGCTTCCTGCTCGCATTCGTGCTGAGACAGGTCATGTTCGGTCATTCTGCTTCGATGCGCACGGACGCCGACTAGACACCTTTTCGCTTCCGTCCACAGCGCCCGACCAGTAAGCCGATCCGAAAAGGGGAGGATCGACGCATGAGCGCTGCCGCGAACAAGGCAATCATCAGCAATTTTCTGGAGGTCATCGGCCAGGGCGATGTGGCGGCGATCCGCGATGCCTATGCCGAGGATGGCTATTGCCAGACCATGGGCAGCACGCTGATTTCGGGCAAATTCGGTCGCGAACAGGTCGCGGCGGCGGCAGGGCGGATTTTCGATGCCTTCCCGAACGGCGTTCGCTTCGACGTGGTCAACATGACCGCCGAGGACGACCGCGTCGCCGTCGAGGCGGTGTCGCACGGCGACCATGTTTCAGGCGCGCATTATTCGAACCATTATCACTTCTTCTTCCGCCTGCGAGACGGCAAGATCACCGAACTGCGCGAGTTCATGGATACCGAGATGGTGACCGATATATTGTGCGGCGGGCAGCGGCCGGCGCGCACCGCCTGATCAGTGTGAAAAGGTCCAGTAACGATTGAGCAGGAAGGCGAGCCAGGGGGTCGCCAGCACCATCGGCAGGATCGAGAGCGATACCGACAGGCCGAGATGCGTGACCATCAGCCAGACCCAGAAGCTGTTGAGCAGATAGCAGAGCGCTGAGACGATCACATAACGGCCCTGCGCCTTCAGCCCGCCGCCGCTGTTGTTGGTGTGCCCGAAGGTCCAGCGGCTGTGGAGCAGATAGCCGATGATGCCGACGACCAACGTCGAAATCGTGTTCGCGGCATAGGCGTTGACATGGAGCGGCTGCGCCATCGTCCAGTAAAAGGCCGAATGGAGCGCAGTCATCGCCCCACCGCTGAAAACATAGGCGAAAAGCTGGCCGAAAAGCGTCTTGGGCGAACGGATCATGCGCCCGCCCTATCCGCGTCGCGCGCCATGCGCCAGCCCGCAAGCGCCATCATCGCCGCGATCGCGAGCGGCGACACCCAATAGCCTTCGCGCGCCAGCGGCACCTGCGCCAGCGGGACGAGGAAGGCGAGGCCGAAGACAAGGCGTTCGGGCGACCACCACGCGGTGCCCCAGCGGCGCGCGGCGATGAGCGCGAACAGGCTGAAGGCGACGAGATCGTAGTTGAACGAATAGGGTAGGATCAGCGCGGTCGCCGGCAGGCTGAGAAGGCCAAGATCGCGGAGCGCCACGCCACGCCGCCACGCCCAGACGAGAAGCGCGAGCGCATAGAGTGCCGCCAGCCCCTGCCCCAGCGCGACCGCGGTGCTATTGTCCGTCACCGTCTGGATCATCCGGCTGACGCTGGGCATCATATAGTTGAATTCGCGCCCCGGAACGAATTCGACAAGGCTGGCCTGAAAGGTGAGCGTCGAGCTGAACCAGGTGACCCAGCTTTGCGGCCCGAAGGCCATGGCCGACAAGAGCACCAGCGCGACCACCCCGGCCCCGGCCCAGACGATCGTGCGCCAGTCGCGCCGCATCGCGAGTATGACGGGCACCAGCACGCCCATATGCGGTTTCACGCTCATCACCGCAAAGGCAAGCCCCGCGCGCCATGGCCGGCTTTCGGGTCCTGTACCGGCCAGACGAAAGCCGTACAGCGCAAGCGCGCCAATGAAGAAACCGAAATGCGCGGCCCAGATATTGACCACGGTGCCCGAGAGGAAGAGCACGCTCCAGCCCGGCAGCCCGACATCGCGCAGCCAGGGGCGCGCTGCGTGCCAGAACAGCGCGATCCCGCCCAGCGTCCACAGAATGAGCGCGGGGATATAGCCGAGCAGCCCGAACGGGATCGAGAAAAGCAGCATGTGCGGCGGATAGGAATAGGCATAGATCCCGCGCGCGCCGATCGCGGCTTCGAGCGTCCGCCGATATTCGGGCCGGTCATAGATCGCTTCCTGCCCATGAAGCAGGATTTCGCGGCCGCCATGCCAGATATTGACGAAATCGCGGCCGATGACCGTCGAAGCGTTG is part of the Sphingomonas sp. C3-2 genome and harbors:
- a CDS encoding GtrA family protein gives rise to the protein MIRSPKTLFGQLFAYVFSGGAMTALHSAFYWTMAQPLHVNAYAANTISTLVVGIIGYLLHSRWTFGHTNNSGGGLKAQGRYVIVSALCYLLNSFWVWLMVTHLGLSVSLSILPMVLATPWLAFLLNRYWTFSH
- a CDS encoding glycosyltransferase family 87 protein codes for the protein MMDTLMRAGLRGLWRLAGAFGIYGLVVWPVAIWLGYTLIATELSYLHGIRLNASTVIGRDFVNIWHGGREILLHGQEAIYDRPEYRRTLEAAIGARGIYAYSYPPHMLLFSIPFGLLGYIPALILWTLGGIALFWHAARPWLRDVGLPGWSVLFLSGTVVNIWAAHFGFFIGALALYGFRLAGTGPESRPWRAGLAFAVMSVKPHMGVLVPVILAMRRDWRTIVWAGAGVVALVLLSAMAFGPQSWVTWFSSTLTFQASLVEFVPGREFNYMMPSVSRMIQTVTDNSTAVALGQGLAALYALALLVWAWRRGVALRDLGLLSLPATALILPYSFNYDLVAFSLFALIAARRWGTAWWSPERLVFGLAFLVPLAQVPLAREGYWVSPLAIAAMMALAGWRMARDADRAGA
- a CDS encoding nuclear transport factor 2 family protein is translated as MSAAANKAIISNFLEVIGQGDVAAIRDAYAEDGYCQTMGSTLISGKFGREQVAAAAGRIFDAFPNGVRFDVVNMTAEDDRVAVEAVSHGDHVSGAHYSNHYHFFFRLRDGKITELREFMDTEMVTDILCGGQRPARTA
- a CDS encoding GtrA family protein, whose protein sequence is MIDQLRCGFLAYLVISVVALAVDMMSFMAILSMTSLRPGAAACAAWFIGLFTHYLIAQRTLYRAPPAITAWWVRLWHFVLYAAPSLGGMALTVMVVEFGIMAGLSPLIAKSLAAILSFLLAFVLRQVMFGHSASMRTDAD